The following proteins come from a genomic window of Aspergillus oryzae RIB40 DNA, chromosome 4:
- a CDS encoding zinc-binding alcohol dehydrogenase family protein (zinc-binding oxidoreductase) produces the protein MASTTATALVTKGGKLSKETIPVPTPGEHQVLVKISYVAQNPTDVQSLDANAFGDDAVLGCDFVGTVEKTGDKVSRIKTGTVIAGLIWGGEIKGLGGYSEYTLADERICFPLPEGVTPEQASTVPLAACTALIALFSKDCLNIPQNSGETVLIWGGSSSVGLYAIQIAKYYGLNVVTTCSPRHHDLVKSLGASHAFDYRDAKVVEIIKAATNFNLKYVFDTIGNDSSSVTASHAVSEQGGGLCTVRPGKAFTENVTKQTKVTDVLVWTAFLKEHKYGEFYWPPHKEDHELSAHFFEELPKLLSSGVITPNTPKLLEGLDSVPKGFQEYRDGVISNYKIVYKV, from the exons ATGGCTTCTACCACCGCTACAGCTCTCGTCACCAAAGGCGGCAAGCTGTCCAAGGAAACCATTCCTGTGCCGACTCCAGGCGAACATCAGGTGCTGGTGAAGATTTCCTATGTCGCCCAGAACCCTACCGACG TCCAATCACTCGACGCCAATGCCTTCGGTGATGATGCGGTTCTCGGTTGTGACTTTGTCGGCACTGTCGAGAAGACTGGCGACAAAGTGAGCAGGATCAAGACTGGCACCGTGATTGCTGGTCTAATTTGGGGAG GCGAGATCAAGGGGTTGGGTGGCTACAGCGAGTACACCCTCGCAGATGAGCGCATTTGTTTCCCGTTGCCCGAAGGTGTCACTCCCGAGCAGGCCTCCACAGTGCCCCTCGCCGCGTGCACAGCACTGatcgctctcttctccaaggACTGTCTCAACATCCCTCAGAACTCTGGAGAGACTGTTCTCATTTGGGGCGGCAGCT CAAGCGTCGGACTTTACGCCATCCAGATCGCCAAGTACTACGGCCTCAACGTTGTGACGACTTGCAGTCCCCGGCACCACGATCTTGTCAAGTCCCTTGGTGCTAGTCACGCTTTTGACTACCGTGATGCTAAGGTGGtagagatcatcaaggctgCTACGAACTTTAACCTCAAGTACGTCTTCGACACCATCGGCAACGACTCGTCCTCGGTCACTGCATCGCACGCAGTCTCCGAACAGGGTGGCGGCCTGTGCACTGTTCGTCCGGGCAAGGCTTTCACCGAGAACGTGACCAAGCAGACTAAGGTGACGGATGTGCTTGTCTGGACGGCGTTCTTGAAGGAGCATAAATACGGGGAGTTTTACTGGCCT CCGCACAAGGAGGACCACGAACTTTCAGCCCACTTCTTCGAGGAACTGCCCAAGTTGCTCTCTTCTGGAGTCATCACACCGAATACTCCGAAGCTCCTCGAGGGACTCGACTCTGTGCCAAAGGGATTCCAGGAATACCGTGACGGGGTGATCTCCAACTACAAGATCGTGTACAAGGTGTAA
- a CDS encoding uncharacterized protein (cytochrome P450 CYP3/CYP5/CYP6/CYP9 subfamilies), protein MTLLQNIVSETPLAAGSALLTAIIVAYVIYQRYLHPLAKYPGPFLASITDLWQVHQFLSLQQPYNLTALHERYGPIVRYGPDKLSITHESAVPTIYQKSAKSMPKTEFYDAYGAAHPNVFGMRDEVMHSVRRRHMSHSFSLSYIKEMEEYLDLNIRILKDKIRYHSEIGEVFALKKALHYYMIDVLGELAFSRSFGVQEADDESRIPPVIEHSLLAAVTGAWPTMTMTLKRWLPYMPHAGLRRLFAGRKACADLASSSVQRRLRDLNDGESSVGVQNRKDILTNLIKAKHPETGERLTQTDLETEAFGFIIAGTHTTSATSTLLFYHLLHNPDFMRKCTEEIDSNLPSLGPSETAYSITAAEASLPFLRNCIRENFRITPVFTMPLARRITDPAGVTIEGEHLPQGTSVAVCNHAFHHNPVVWGEDHNIFNPNRWNDPNVGAKARLLMHFGLGGRQCIGKAVATTNIYKLLSTLLKEFTFELADEQERVDVDKGLYKGRIPKLFSVGISDLQGPLLVRARVR, encoded by the exons ATGACCCTTCTTCAGAATATCGTGTCAGAGACGCCGTTGGCTGCGGGCAGCGCTTTGCTCACCGCAATCATTGTCGCATATGTCATTTATCAACGCTACCTGCACCCACTGGCCAAATATCCAGGACCATTCCTTGCAAGTATCACAGATCTATGGCAGGTTCACCAGTTCCTGTCTCTACAACAACCATACAATCTCACCGCACTCCACGAGAGATACGGCCCCATCGTTAGATACGGACCAGACAAGCTCAGCATTACACACGAGAGTGCTGTCCCGACAATTTACCAGAAAAGCGCCAAGTCCATGCCGAAAACCGAGTTTTACGATGCTTATGGGGCTGCTCATCCAAATGTGTTTGGGATGCGGGATGAAGTG ATGCACTCGGTGAGGCGGCGTCATATGTCTCACAGCTTTTCTTTGAGCTACATcaaggagatggaagagtACCTTGATCTAAACATACGCATTCTGAAAGATAAGATTAGATACCACAGTGAAATAGGCGAAGTATTTGCCCTAAAGAAAGCTTTGCATTACTATATGATCGATGTTCTAGGTGAACTCGCGTTTAGCCGGTCTTTCGGTGTGCAAGAGGCTGATGACGAGTCGCGTATTCCGCCGGTGATCGAGCATAGCCTTTTGGCGGCTGTCACCGGTGCATGGCCCACAATGACAATGACCCTGAAAAGGTGGCTCCCCTACATGCCGCATGCAGGGCTTCGGCGGCTCTTTGCTGGCCGAAAGGCCTGCGCAGATCTTGCATCGAGCAGCGTTCAACGACGCCTGAGGGATCTGAATGATGGTGAAAGTTCAGTCGGAGTACAGAATCGGAAGGATATTCTGACCAACTTGATCAAGGCGAAGCACCCTGAGACAGGCGAAAGGCTTACGCAAACTGATCTGGAAACGGAGGCATTTGGTTTCAT TATTGCCGGAACTCACACAACTAGCGCTACATCCACACTTCTCTTCtaccatctcctccataACCCTGACTTCATGAGGAAGTGCACTGAGGAGATCGACTCTAACCTGCCGTCCCTTGGACCGAGCGAGACTGCGTACTCTATCACAGCCGCAGAAGCCTCTCTCCCATTTTTACGAAACTGTATCCGAGAGAACTTCCGTATTACCCCGGTTTTCACGATGCCGTTAGCACGTCGTATTACTGACCCTGCCGGAGTAACGATAGAAGGCGAACACTTGCCTCAAGGA ACGTCAGTCGCTGTATGCAACCACGCATTCCATCACAACCCTGTCGTTTGGGGTGAGGACCATAATATATTCAACCCTAATCGCTGGAATGATCCAAATGTTGGTGCTAAAGCCCGGCTCTTGATGCACTTCGGGCTGGGTGGCCGGCAATGTATTGGGAAAGCTGTGGCGACTACTAATATATACAAATTGCTCAGTACTCTGCTTAAGGAGTTTACGTTTGAGCTAGCCGATGAGCAGGAGCGGGTGGATGTGGACAAGGGGTTGTATAAAGGCAGAATCCCGAAGCTTTTCAGTGTTGGAATTAGTGACCTGCAGGGACCTTTGCTCGTTAGAGCTCGAGTTCGTTGA
- a CDS encoding 5'-methylthioadenosine/S-adenosylhomocysteine nucleosidase (nucleoside phosphorylase) gives MDEISTEFLFNVEDMQEAPEACRASSAIKVLVNSNNRKLPIYLEKDGYLRLEDRIEELYDTLEKIMDYEVGMATQSSASSSRARKYLEGWDFNDLATSRDIFYPRVAKLKAIGKGWVDFARAIHAVTLFGRRFGEVIQPISTGSCTKWAQLPKDMYYLAASIHDLKEIMDMDGDSEANPIVLAHNIIWHNPDIFGSCQCEVEGQEKHSDLVQVLLPSALKKGLLSNHQVPLEARGAVIFGHNEYSRWFWNDTGYPVVGGPWSPSEAPENEFHDSGIGSDTASSAPKESRSSATLCSRHPSGECRETLTCESYTVGIICALQKELLAVRILFDDRHEDLERAVRDTNHYALGRIGRHYVVAARLPSGEYGTNAAADVVSHLTRSFPEIKFCLLVGIGGGVPSRDNDIRLGDVVVSHPTDIHPGVIQYDLGKTSEENTFERTGSLQRPPRFLMTAISTLMSDPDLPSTRFQGYIKDVTACNPAYKHPGAQHDKLFAQCSGRHVRRARRSVTHPLIHYGLIASGNKVIKDAETRDHLGAKYNVLCFEMEAAGIMNAVPSLVIRGICDYADSHKNKLWQEYACATAAAYAKMLLSVA, from the coding sequence ATGGATGAAATCAGCACTGAATTTCTCTTCAACGTGGAAGATATGCAAGAGGCACCTGAAGCCTGTAGAGCTTCTTCCGCCATTAAAGTCCTCGTGAATTCGAACAACAGGAAGCTCCCGATATATCTAGAAAAAGATGGCTATCTTCGCCTGGAAGATCGGATTGAAGAGCTCTACGAcactttggagaagatcatggaCTATGAGGTCGGCATGGCCACACAAAGCAGCGCAAGCTCATCGAGAGCACGAAAGTACCTTGAAGGTTGGGACTTCAATGACTTGGCTACCAGTCGCGACATTTTCTATCCTCGTGTTGCCAAACTTAAAGCCATCGGGAAAGGCTGGGTGGATTTTGCCAGAGCTATTCACGCAGTTACGTTGTTTGGTCGGCGATTTGGTGAAGTTATCCAGCCTATCAGTACTGGCTCCTGTACCAAATGGGCCCAATTGCCAAAGGACATGTACTACCTCGCCGCCTCTATTCACGACCTAAAAGAAATcatggacatggatggaGATTCAGAAGCAAACCCGATAGTATTGGCACATAACATCATTTGGCACAATCCAGATATTTTTGGAAGCTGTCAATGCGAGGTGGAAGGGCAGGAGAAGCATTCGGACCTTGTTCAGGTCCTTTTGCCTTCGGCTCTTAAGAAGGGCTTGCTCAGCAATCATCAAGTTCCTTTAGAAGCTCGCGGCGCGGTGATTTTTGGCCACAATGAGTACTCCAGATGGTTCTGGAACGATACTGGATACCCTGTAGTAGGAGGACCATGGTCACCATCAGAGGCACCCGAGAACGAGTTCCATGACAGTGGAATTGGGTCCGACACAGCTTCATCGGCTCCGAAGGAAAGTCGTAGTTCGGCAACTTTATGCTCTCGACACCCATCAGGCGAATGTAGAGAGACTCTTACGTGTGAGAGCTACACAGTTGGAATTATATGTGCCTTGCAGAAAGAGCTCCTAGCGGTCCGCATACTGTTTGACGACAGACATGAAGATTTGGAGAGGGCTGTGCGAGATACGAATCATTATGCATTGGGTCGTATTGGGCGTCATTACGTTGTTGCTGCACGTCTTCCATCTGGCGAATACGGTACAAACGCCGCTGCCGATGTTGTTTCCCATTTGACCAGAAGCTTTCCTGAGATCAAGTTTTGCCTTTTAGTTGGGATAGGGGGCGGAGTGCCCTCGAGAGACAATGATATACGACTCggtgatgttgttgttagcCATCCAACTGACATCCATCCAGGGGTTATTCAATACGACCTTGGCAAAACAAGTGAGGAAAACACATTTGAACGAACGGGATCGCTGCAGCGTCCGCCGCGTTTCCTGATGACAGCTATAAGTACGTTAATGTCCGACCCTGATCTTCCATCCACACGATTTCAAGGTTATATCAAGGATGTTACAGCATGCAACCCAGCATACAAGCATCCTGGAGCCCAACATGACAAGCTTTTCGCCCAGTGTAGTGGTCGGCATGTCCGAAGAGCACGCCGTTCCGTGACTCACCCACTCATCCACTATGGTCTGATTGCTTCTGGAAACAAAGTTATTAAGGATGCGGAAACTAGGGATCATCTGGGTGCAAAGTACAACGTTCTCTGCTTTGAGATGGAAGCAGCTGGCATTATGAACGCAGTACCGAGTCTTGTTATTCGAGGAATATGTGACTACGCGGACTCACATAAGAACAAGTTGTGGCAGGAGTATGCATGCGCTACAGCTGCAGCATACGCTAAaatgcttctttctgtcGCATGA
- a CDS encoding uncharacterized protein (predicted protein), translating to MATERQPECIMSQTQHCLESLGAQSCQEPPNASGDTQQYSNNPAHNDTAGPDDHLQQITCKDRHSPVPNHSQLSIHRYQVKKLRRLQSNGSRLAGPQRGRSYLKLQSFLDYRVQQRRGTCKDGEPVWSDELEDAFHQALEANPPMGRRNWSARGESYGRNELIADYIYRLTGKRRTRTQVSSHLQVLDSFLKGDPDWERLVREQPADHSNSQTQLVGPTRRSPINCLSSSHYSKDSLVCAVQCLGFGMWVSAPNMPDRIDDAFHVYTRLRRGQPQAPMPLEELTNWRTFFPHLNSLLLEVNDPLSCEIILLEARLQLMDVHPPTGSRLEIGLELDITNPTLGAAPMSNQRENWTCYNYIYEEGQKTMETYHNIPKPHTTRIRLPFESSWWAERFTMLTEDKQVAEASGHQHAAKERNQQFFRTLTAVQEIRASEPASLRRLHNQYAGSPSDGSKRMAIILWQFRQTLPIEVGTTICRKLIAAPGRTNEIYLPTPDLDSVRLTPLSSDPIPPSRSTPSMYQSPRTHELLQQHWPLYQPSHHHVTSVFNSAGAFDFTNSITKPEESLSDKTNSASMLDPFPNLQQQTTSQPTSLDVSSGAPRMLQIPDLPLPHTGLGAYGLGHESHLIGPDEPVGSTVGMSGDAGMNGARLETLLEDDLRVTATSQGTVLQDWQQGGSKNSGKKNPRAGDDAHTLEFTQTRAFTDSGYASTKLDNYGHIQSTRDIPTEPPAGPGYASGEQPEVPQTQNFVHVDAARTVYSDTSSVTSLQREGYISELAGDLFTKVSSWQPDSMTMERISEVLPELLRAFALKVGHNAPSQMHRDVMVFIHKNRE from the exons ATGGCGACTGAGAGGCAACCAGAGTGTATAATGTCCCAGACCCAGCATTGTCTTGAGAGTCTAGGGGCTCAGTCATGCCAAGAGCCTCCTAATGCCTCTGGGGATACTCAGCAGTATTCAAACAATCCAGCACACAATGATACAGCAGGACCTGACGACCACCTCCAACAAATTACTTGCAAGGACCGTCATTCTCCCGTCCCAAACCATTCCCAGCTATCGATCCACCGATACCAGGTTAAGAAGCTGCGACGCCTGCAGTCTAATGGCTCAAGGCTAGCTGGTCCTCAAAGGGGAAGGAGCTATCTAAAATTGCAAAGTTTTCTAGACTATAGGGTCCAGCAACGTCGGGGCACTTGTAAGGATGGGGAGCCAGTATGGTCGGACGAGCTGGAGGACGCATTTCATCAAG CTCTCGAGGCAAACCCACCGATGGGGAGGAGAAACTGGTCCGCACGCGGGGAGTCGTATGGTCGAAACGAACTGATTGCGGACTATATCTATAGGTTAACCGGCAAGCGGAGGACGAGGACACAGGTCTCGAGTCACTTACAAGTCCTTGACTCGTTCCTCAAGGGTGACCCAGACT GGGAAAGGCTAGTTCGAGAACAACCGGCCGACCACTCAAATAGCCAGACTCAACTAGTTGGTCCTACAAGGAGAAGTCCTATAAACTGTTTATCTTCTAGTCACTACAGTAAAGATTCACTTGTCTGTGCTGTTCAAtgccttggctttggcaTGTGGGTTAGTGCTCCCAACATGCCAGACCGGATTGATGATGCGTTCCATGTGTATACCCGCCTCCGGAGAGGCCAGCCGCAAGCACCTATGCCCTTGGAAGAATTGACGAACTGGCGAACCTTCTTTCCGCACTTAAATTCGTTGCTCTTAGAGGTCAACGACCCCTTGAGCTGCGAGATAATACTTCTTGAGGCCAGACTTCAGTTGATGGACGTTCATCCTCCTACAGGGTCAAGGTTAGAAATTGGCCTGGAGCTTGACATTACCAATCCTACATTGGGCGCCGCACCGATGAGTAACCAGAGAGAGAATTGGACCTGTTACAATTACATATATGAGGAAGgccagaagacgatggaaACATATCACAATATCCCCAAGCCGCACACCACAAGAATTAGACTGCCGTTTGAGTCGTCATGGTGGGCGGAGCGTTTCACGATGCTTACCGAGGACAAGCAAGTGGCTGAAGCCAGCGGACATCAACATGCTGCTAAAGAGCGTAACCAGCAGTTCTTTCGCACCCTGACCGCAGTTCAAGAGATCCGTGCCAGCGAGCCTGCCAGCTTGCGACGGCTGCACAACCAGTATGCAGGGTCTCCTAGCGATGGAAGCAAGAGAATGGCCATCATCCTCTGGCAGTTTAGGCAGACGCTACCAATCGAGGTCGGCACCACTATATGCCGAAAGCTAATCGCTGCCCCGGGCCGTACCAATGAAATTTACCTTCCTACTCCTGATTTAGATTCAGTTCGCCTtactcctctttcttcggATCCAATCCCACCGAGCAGGTCGACCCCTAGCATGTACCAGAGCCCTCGGACTCATGAACTACTGCAGCAGCACTGGCCCTTGTATCAGCCTTCCCATCACCATGTCACTAGCGTTTTCAACTCTGCTGGCGCCTTTGATTTCACGAACAGCATTAccaaaccagaagaaagcttGTCCGATAAGACGAACTCAGCTTCGATGCTTGATCCATTTCCTaacctgcagcagcagacCACCAGTCAGCCAACTAGCCTCGATGTCTCCAGTGGAGCACCTAGGATGCTCCAGATACCTGACCTACCTCTACCACATACAGGTCTTGGGGCCTACGGGCTCGGCCACGAGAGTCATTTGATAGGCCCGGACGAACCGGTGGGGAGTACTGTGGGCATGTCTGGTGATGCTGGTATGAATGGGGCGCGTCTCGAAACTCTTTTGGAGGATGACCTAAGAGTGACAGCCACAAGCCAAGGCACAGTTTTACAAGATTGGCAACAAGGTGGGTCGAAGAAttcgggaaagaaaaatcctAGAGCAGGCGATGATGCACATACCCTGGAATTTACACAAACTCGAGCATTTACGGATTCAGGTTATGCATCTACAAAACTAGACAATTACGGGCATATCCAGAGCACTAGGGATATTCCAACCGAACCTCCTGCAGGCCCTGGATACGCATCAGGAGAGCAACCCGAAGTGCCACAGACACAGAACTTCGTGCATGTGGATGCAGCCAGAACGGTTTACTCTGACACATCGAGTGTTACTAGTTTACAAAGGGAGGGCTACATATCTGAATTGGCTGGAGATTTGTTTACAAAAGTGTCCTCCTGGCAGCCTGATTCGAtgacaatggaaagaatTTCTGAAGTCCTTCCAGAATTGCTCAGAGCTTTCGCTCTTAAAGTTGGCCACAACGCACCTAGCCAGATGCATCGTGATGTTATGGTTTTTATCCACAAGAATCGAGAGTGA